The genomic stretch GAAGTTCTCCATGAAGAGCTTGCCGAGCTTTTCGACTTCGCCCTTGAAGTCGGCGGTGCCGTTCCACGACTTTGCGGGGTTGAGCAACTCGTCGGGGACGTTGGGGCAGGTCTTGGGGACGGAGAGACCGAAAGTCTCGTAGGTTTCGTATTCGACCTTTGCGAGCTCGCCCGAATGGATGGCGTCGAGGATGGCGCGGGTGTACTTCAGCGGGCATCGCTTGCCACCTGTTGGTTGTTGTTAGCTATGGTTTGTGGCTTTGGTTTGATAGTTGAGGACTTACCAGTAGTCGCGCCAGCGCCTACCCAACCGGTGTTGAGAAGCCAGGCGTTGGCATTGTGCTCCTTGATCTTCTCCGCAAGCATCTTGGCGTAGCGCATGGGGTGAAGAGCAAGGAAGGGCTGTGCGAAGCAAGACGAGAAAGTGGCCTGGGGTTCGGTGACACCCTGCTCGGTACCGGCCATCTTGGATGTGTAACCAGAGATGAAGTGGTACATGGTCTGCTCGGGGCTAAGCTTGGAGATGGGAGGAAGAACACCACGTGCGTCGCAGGTGAGGAGGATGATGTTACTGGGGTGGTTCTCTGAGATGCAAGGAATCTTGGTGTTCTCAATGTACTCGATGGGGTAGGCGCAGCGGGTGTTCTCGGTCAAAGTGTCGTCATCGTAGTCTACCTGGCGGGTCACGGGGTCGAAGACGACGTTCTCAAGGATGGAGCCGAAGCGGATGGCACCGAAGATATCCGGCTCCTTCTCGGCAGACAGGCCAATGCACTTGGCGTAGCAGCCACCCTCGATGTTGAAGATACCAGTGTCGCTCCAGCAGTGCTCGTCGTCTCCGATCAGGGCACGCTTGGGGTCGGCAGACAAGGTAGTCTTTCCAGTTCCAGAGAGACCGAAGAATACGGTAACGTCTCCGCTCTGACCCTCGTTGGCTGAGGAGTGTAGTGTGAGGACGTTGTGCTTGACAGGCATCTCGTAGTAAAGCACGGTGAAAATTCTAAAAAAAAAAAAGTTAGCAGGACTTCACAATGAGACCAACAGGATCACTTCACCCTTTTTTCATTTCACCAGCGTATTCAGTGCCGAGGATAACCATCTCCTTGTCGGCAAAGTTGAGGGCAACCGATGTCGACGATGTCATACCACTAGTGTACCTGTTGGCAGGGAAAGCACCAGCATTGTAAATAGTGTAATCAGGCTTGAAATGCTCAAGCTCCTCCTTTGAAGGTCGGATCAACATGTTGCGCATGAAGAGGGCATGGTACGCGCGAGCGCAAACGACTCGTACGCGTATCCGGTAGCGGACATCCCAGCCAGCGAAGCCATCGACGACATAGATGCGCTTCCTAGTGTTGAGGTAGTCAATGGCACGTTCACGGTTGATGCGCCAGACCTAGATGAAGATGTTACTAAAGAGTTGTAAAGACAAAGAAGTGTGCACGTGATAGTTTTCCGCATGGAGTTGCAATCGGCAACCGTCATGCATGGGAAGATGCGGGGCAGCCGAGCCCCAGACGCGCCACGTGCAGGGATGCGAACTCGAGCCGGGATCCGCCTAGCGTGCATGACGTCTACAACCAATCTTCACAAGCAAAATTACTTGCGACGATTGGCAAGTAGGCTTGGGCATGTGCAGAAGTAAAGTGCGGAGGTTGCTTACGTCGGTTTTCATCGGCTTGTTCACTGGGCCCCACCAGACATCGTTTTTCGACGAGTCTTCCTCGACGATACGCTTATCCGAGGGCGAGCGGCCCGTCTTAGCTCCTGAGTATGCGGAGAGAGCACCCGATGCTGTGATAGCCGAGCCAGTCTCGTATACGAGCGCGTCCTCGTAAAGAGCGGCAACTGAAGGGTTGGCAATCTGAGGAAAACGTTAGGCTGGTGGTTGTTGGTTACACGTGCAAAGGGGAAACTCACGATAGCTACACGGTCATAGTCAATGTGTGCCTTGTCATGAAGTGCTTCTTCAATCTCCGTGTGTTCCACGTTCGGCCTGAAATAAAATGGTCAGTCATATCCAACTGCAGACTAATTGGTCCAAGGACGGTGAGGGCACTCACGCAACGCCAGACGGGTGGAGATTTGTCTTGTTGACAGTTTGAGTGACCATTTTGGTGAAGAGTGGAGAGATGGAGGTGGAATGGAAATTAGAACGCTGATGTTTGGACACCTGTTGACGGACAAAGTCTTGGGCCAAGGAAGTTGAGCTTGTACTTCTAACGACGGGGTTCGAGGCTCCTTTAATACCACAAGAAACCATTCTGACGACGTCGTTCACGCTCAGTGTGTAAATACTGGCCCGAGAGCTCGCTAGCGTGTGGGGAGCTGATTGGACAAAGGTGAAGGTTTGGGTAATGGGAGTCCCGGTCGGCACACGAGGGACGAAAATAATGCG from Pyrenophora tritici-repentis strain M4 chromosome 1, whole genome shotgun sequence encodes the following:
- a CDS encoding PckA, Phosphoenolpyruvate carboxykinase (ATP), yielding MVTQTVNKTNLHPSGVAPNVEHTEIEEALHDKAHIDYDRVAIIANPSVAALYEDALVYETGSAITASGALSAYSGAKTGRSPSDKRIVEEDSSKNDVWWGPVNKPMKTDVWRINRERAIDYLNTRKRIYVVDGFAGWDVRYRIRVRVVCARAYHALFMRNMLIRPSKEELEHFKPDYTIYNAGAFPANRYTSGMTSSTSVALNFADKEMVILGTEYAGEMKKGIFTVLYYEMPVKHNVLTLHSSANEGQSGDVTVFFGLSGTGKTTLSADPKRALIGDDEHCWSDTGIFNIEGGCYAKCIGLSAEKEPDIFGAIRFGSILENVVFDPVTRQVDYDDDTLTENTRCAYPIEYIENTKIPCISENHPSNIILLTCDARGVLPPISKLSPEQTMYHFISGYTSKMAGTEQGVTEPQATFSSCFAQPFLALHPMRYAKMLAEKIKEHNANAWLLNTGWVGAGATTGGKRCPLKYTRAILDAIHSGELAKVEYETYETFGLSVPKTCPNVPDELLNPAKSWNGTADFKGEVEKLGKLFMENFKKYEDQATKDVIESGPHVCCCPKH